In one window of Candidatus Sulfuricurvum sp. RIFRC-1 DNA:
- the rpsG gene encoding 30S ribosomal protein S7 has product MRRRKAPVREIMPDPVHGSKILTKFINKIMWDGKKSTAEKIMYGALDIMGSRGEKTGIEVFNTAIDNIKPVIEVKSRRVGGATYQVPVEVRPVRQLSLAIRWLTDAARKRNERTMAERLANELSDAANDKGTAFKRKEDTYKMAEANKAFAHYRW; this is encoded by the coding sequence ATGAGAAGAAGAAAAGCGCCCGTTCGCGAAATTATGCCTGACCCGGTTCATGGTTCAAAAATTTTGACAAAGTTCATCAACAAAATTATGTGGGACGGAAAAAAAAGTACCGCTGAAAAAATTATGTACGGTGCTTTGGATATCATGGGTTCACGTGGTGAAAAAACCGGTATCGAAGTGTTTAACACTGCGATTGATAACATCAAACCGGTTATCGAAGTAAAAAGCCGCCGTGTGGGTGGAGCGACCTACCAAGTTCCAGTAGAAGTTCGTCCTGTACGCCAACTTTCTCTTGCTATCCGCTGGTTAACCGATGCGGCACGCAAACGTAACGAGCGCACTATGGCAGAGCGTTTGGCAAATGAATTATCAGATGCTGCAAACGACAAAGGTACAGCATTCAAACGTAAAGAAGATACTTACAAAATGGCAGAAGCGAATAAAGCGTTCGCTCACTATCGCTGGTAA
- the rpsL gene encoding 30S ribosomal protein S12, protein MPTINQLIRKERQAVVKKSKSPALVSCPQRRGVCTRVYTTTPKKPNSALRKVAKVRLTSGFEVISYIGGEGHNLQEHSIVLVRGGRVKDLPGVKYHIVRGALDTAGVKDRKVSRSKYGTKKAKAKK, encoded by the coding sequence GTGCCAACAATCAACCAACTTATTCGTAAAGAGCGACAAGCGGTAGTGAAAAAATCAAAATCACCCGCTTTGGTGTCATGCCCACAACGTCGTGGTGTATGTACTCGTGTATATACTACAACCCCTAAAAAACCGAACTCGGCGCTTCGTAAAGTTGCTAAAGTTCGTTTGACTTCTGGGTTTGAAGTTATTAGTTATATCGGTGGTGAGGGTCACAACTTGCAGGAGCACTCGATCGTTCTTGTTCGTGGTGGTCGTGTAAAAGACTTACCAGGGGTAAAATACCATATCGTACGTGGTGCTCTCGATACTGCGGGTGTTAAAGACCGTAAAGTATCTCGTTCTAAATACGGAACGAAAAAAGCTAAGGCTAAAAAATAA
- the rpoC gene encoding DNA-directed RNA polymerase subunit beta' — translation MSKLVPVAVTEENRPVDIKQIQFRLASPERILSWSHGEVKKPETINYRTLKPERDGLFCAKIFGPVRDYECLCGKYKKMRYKGVVCEKCGVEVTSAKVRRTRMGHIDLVTPVAHIWYVSSLPSRIGTLLGVKMKDLERVLYYEAYIVKNGGEAYYDGEQTSAVLKYDVLNEEQYRTLVQRYGESGFSAEMGGSAVRELLDELDLVDLFSSLKEEVAGTNSEAKRKTIIKRLKVIESFLNSGNNPAWMMLTALPVLPPELRPLVSLDGGKFAVSDVNDLYRRVINRNQRLKRLIELEAPEIIVRNEKRMLQEAVDALFDNGRRANAVKGANKRPLKSLSEIIKGKQGRFRQNLLGKRVDFSGRSVIVVGPNLQMDQCGLPKQMALELFKPHLIAKLEDKGYATTVKAAKKMIEEKTNEVWECLAEIVEGYPVMLNRAPTLHKLSIQAFHPKLIDGKAIQLHPLVCAAFNADFDGDQMAVHVPLSAEAIAECKVLMLSSMNILLPASGKAIATPSQDMVLGLYYLTLGKNDVKGSNKLFSDVDEIMIALEHNALDLHAKVRTRVDGRVIHTTAGRMILQSILPSFVPMELWNVVMKKKNISILVDYVNKHGGIAVTAGFLDDLKNLGFKYATKSGVSISITDIIIPEMKAGLIVASKNRVKEIQKQFEAGLLTEQERYNKIIDVWTDTNNTVAGGMMELIQNDKAGFNSIFMMADSGARGSAAQIRQLAGMRGLMAKPDGSIIETPIISNFKEGLNVLEYFISTHGARKGLADTALKTANAGYLTRKLVDVAQNVKIVEHDCGTHEGIELTDISVGNELIEPLEDRIYGRVLAEDAIDPITNEILYSEGTLIDEIKASKVIEAGIRSVQIRTPTTCKSEGGVCALCYGLNLGSGGIVKPGEAVGIIAAQSIGEPGTQLTLRTFHVGGTASSTREERQVVATKEGFIRYYNMKTYLSKEGKQIVANRRNAAILLVEPKIKAPFSGAVEIQTIHDEIIVSVKGESQTVRYTLRKNEVAKPNELAGVSGKIEGKFFLPYENGSVVKENESIVETIKDGWNVPNRIPYASEIQVKDGAPVTQKIYAKEKGVVKYYLLKGDYLERHHEITKGYSVEEKGLFAVVADGEDREAIRHYIARGSVIEINDNEAVKADTLIAKPVKEESTVIAEWDPYSNPIISETDGVITFEDIIPGVTASEQFDELTGKTRLMINEYVAPEFKPAIVLAANDGSIIRYAVEPKTAIFAQDRADVKVADILARTPKALQKSRDITGGLPRVSELFEARKPKEIALIAELDGVVSFGKPLRGKERILITSDNGMVKEYFVDKNLVALVHPGEFVHAGERLTDGVISSHEILRILGVKALYNYLVSEVQQVYRRQGVNIADKHIEVIFTQMLRQIKILRSGDTKFIEGDVVSKAQFKIENEKILRLGGEPAIAEPYLVGITRAAVSADSIISAASFQDTTKVLTEAAVSAKIDDLTDLKENVIIGRTIPVGTGIYKDLKMVFGD, via the coding sequence ATGAGTAAATTAGTACCGGTTGCCGTAACGGAAGAGAATCGCCCAGTCGATATTAAACAAATCCAATTTCGCTTGGCTTCTCCTGAGAGAATCCTCTCATGGAGCCATGGTGAAGTAAAAAAACCAGAAACTATCAATTATCGTACCCTTAAACCGGAACGTGATGGATTGTTTTGTGCCAAAATTTTCGGACCGGTTCGTGATTACGAATGTTTGTGCGGAAAATACAAAAAAATGCGTTACAAAGGTGTTGTGTGCGAAAAATGTGGGGTTGAAGTAACCTCGGCAAAAGTTCGCCGTACCCGTATGGGACACATCGATCTCGTTACCCCGGTAGCGCACATTTGGTATGTCAGCTCACTTCCAAGCCGTATCGGAACGCTTTTAGGCGTGAAGATGAAAGATCTTGAGCGCGTATTGTACTACGAAGCGTACATCGTTAAAAACGGCGGTGAAGCGTATTATGACGGCGAGCAAACCTCTGCCGTTCTTAAATACGACGTATTGAATGAAGAGCAATACCGTACGTTGGTACAACGTTACGGAGAGAGCGGTTTTTCAGCAGAGATGGGTGGATCAGCGGTTCGTGAATTACTTGATGAACTCGATCTCGTCGATCTTTTCTCTTCTTTGAAGGAAGAAGTAGCGGGGACAAACTCAGAAGCGAAACGTAAAACCATCATTAAACGTTTGAAAGTTATCGAATCATTTTTAAATTCAGGTAACAATCCTGCGTGGATGATGCTTACAGCATTGCCGGTTCTACCTCCTGAACTTCGTCCGTTGGTAAGTTTGGATGGCGGAAAATTCGCGGTATCGGATGTCAATGACCTCTATCGCCGTGTTATCAACCGTAACCAGCGTTTGAAACGCCTTATCGAACTTGAAGCGCCGGAAATTATCGTACGTAATGAAAAACGTATGTTGCAAGAAGCGGTGGATGCATTGTTTGATAACGGTCGTCGTGCGAACGCTGTTAAAGGTGCAAACAAACGTCCTCTTAAATCACTTTCTGAGATTATTAAAGGGAAACAAGGGCGTTTCCGTCAAAATCTTCTCGGTAAACGTGTTGACTTCTCGGGACGTTCCGTTATCGTTGTCGGACCAAACCTTCAAATGGATCAGTGCGGATTGCCGAAACAAATGGCATTGGAGCTTTTCAAACCGCATTTGATCGCTAAACTTGAAGATAAAGGGTATGCAACTACCGTTAAAGCGGCGAAAAAAATGATCGAAGAGAAAACCAATGAAGTTTGGGAGTGTCTTGCTGAGATCGTTGAGGGTTATCCGGTTATGCTAAACCGTGCACCGACGTTGCACAAACTTTCGATTCAAGCGTTTCACCCGAAACTAATCGACGGTAAAGCGATCCAATTGCATCCACTCGTTTGTGCCGCCTTCAATGCGGACTTCGACGGTGACCAAATGGCGGTTCACGTACCTCTTTCAGCTGAAGCGATTGCGGAGTGTAAAGTATTGATGCTTTCATCCATGAACATCTTGCTTCCGGCGTCAGGTAAAGCGATTGCTACCCCATCACAAGATATGGTCTTGGGTCTTTATTATTTGACACTCGGTAAAAATGATGTGAAGGGATCCAATAAACTTTTCAGTGATGTTGATGAGATTATGATCGCTTTGGAACACAATGCGTTAGATTTACATGCAAAAGTTCGTACACGTGTTGATGGACGTGTAATCCACACGACTGCTGGACGTATGATTCTTCAATCAATCCTTCCTTCATTTGTTCCTATGGAACTGTGGAATGTTGTGATGAAAAAGAAAAATATCTCGATTCTTGTTGACTATGTCAATAAACATGGAGGAATCGCAGTAACAGCCGGTTTCTTGGATGATTTGAAGAACCTTGGTTTCAAATATGCGACCAAATCGGGTGTTTCTATCTCTATCACCGACATCATTATTCCTGAAATGAAAGCGGGATTGATCGTTGCCTCTAAAAACCGTGTAAAAGAGATCCAAAAGCAATTCGAAGCAGGTCTATTGACGGAACAAGAACGCTACAATAAAATCATTGACGTCTGGACTGATACGAACAATACGGTTGCGGGCGGAATGATGGAATTGATCCAAAATGATAAAGCCGGATTCAACTCGATCTTTATGATGGCGGACTCTGGAGCGCGTGGTTCTGCCGCTCAGATTCGTCAGCTCGCCGGTATGCGTGGTTTGATGGCGAAACCGGACGGTTCGATCATCGAAACACCGATTATTTCGAACTTTAAAGAGGGTCTAAACGTCCTTGAGTACTTTATTTCTACCCACGGTGCTCGTAAAGGTCTTGCGGATACTGCTCTTAAAACAGCGAATGCGGGTTATTTGACGCGTAAACTTGTTGACGTAGCGCAAAACGTGAAAATCGTTGAGCACGACTGCGGTACCCATGAGGGGATCGAGCTTACTGACATCTCTGTCGGTAATGAGCTTATCGAGCCGTTGGAAGACCGTATTTACGGACGTGTATTGGCGGAAGATGCGATCGATCCGATCACCAATGAGATCCTTTACTCTGAGGGGACATTGATTGATGAAATCAAAGCCTCTAAAGTAATCGAGGCGGGTATCCGTTCGGTTCAAATCCGTACTCCGACAACGTGTAAATCTGAGGGCGGTGTATGTGCCCTTTGTTACGGACTAAACCTTGGAAGCGGCGGAATCGTTAAGCCGGGTGAAGCGGTCGGTATTATCGCGGCTCAATCGATCGGGGAACCGGGTACACAGTTGACACTCCGTACCTTCCACGTTGGGGGAACAGCGTCAAGTACACGTGAAGAGCGTCAAGTCGTTGCAACTAAAGAAGGTTTCATCCGTTATTACAACATGAAAACGTACCTCTCAAAAGAGGGGAAACAAATCGTTGCAAATCGTCGTAATGCTGCCATCTTGTTGGTAGAACCGAAGATCAAAGCTCCGTTCAGCGGAGCGGTTGAAATTCAAACGATTCATGATGAAATCATCGTTAGCGTAAAAGGTGAAAGCCAAACCGTACGCTACACTCTTCGTAAAAACGAAGTGGCAAAACCGAACGAACTTGCAGGAGTTAGCGGTAAAATTGAAGGTAAATTCTTCTTGCCATACGAAAACGGCAGTGTGGTTAAAGAAAATGAATCGATTGTTGAAACGATCAAAGACGGATGGAATGTACCGAATCGTATCCCATACGCATCTGAAATCCAAGTGAAAGACGGTGCACCGGTAACGCAAAAAATCTACGCTAAAGAGAAAGGTGTTGTTAAATATTACCTTCTCAAAGGCGATTACTTAGAGCGTCACCATGAGATTACTAAAGGCTACAGTGTAGAAGAGAAAGGTCTTTTTGCTGTTGTTGCTGATGGTGAAGATCGTGAAGCAATCCGTCACTATATCGCTCGCGGTTCGGTGATCGAAATCAATGATAACGAAGCGGTAAAAGCCGATACGTTGATCGCTAAACCGGTTAAAGAAGAATCAACGGTGATTGCTGAATGGGATCCGTATTCGAATCCGATTATCTCTGAAACCGATGGTGTGATCACATTTGAAGACATTATTCCGGGTGTAACCGCGTCTGAGCAATTCGATGAATTGACCGGTAAAACCCGTTTGATGATCAACGAATACGTTGCTCCGGAATTCAAACCGGCGATTGTCCTTGCAGCCAATGATGGAAGCATCATCCGCTATGCAGTCGAGCCGAAAACAGCGATTTTTGCACAAGACCGTGCGGACGTTAAAGTGGCCGATATCTTAGCACGTACACCGAAAGCACTCCAAAAATCGCGCGATATCACCGGGGGTCTCCCACGGGTTTCTGAGCTTTTCGAAGCACGTAAACCAAAAGAGATCGCTTTGATCGCAGAACTTGACGGGGTTGTTAGCTTCGGTAAACCGCTTCGTGGTAAAGAACGTATCCTTATTACGTCTGATAATGGAATGGTTAAAGAATATTTCGTCGATAAAAACCTTGTTGCCTTGGTTCATCCGGGTGAGTTTGTTCACGCCGGTGAGCGTTTGACGGATGGTGTTATCAGCTCACACGAGATTTTGAGAATCTTGGGTGTTAAAGCATTGTACAACTACCTTGTAAGTGAAGTACAGCAAGTTTACCGTCGTCAAGGGGTTAACATCGCCGACAAACACATTGAAGTAATCTTTACTCAGATGTTGCGTCAGATCAAAATCCTTCGCTCTGGGGACACTAAGTTCATCGAGGGCGATGTAGTTTCTAAAGCACAGTTTAAAATCGAGAACGAAAAAATTCTTCGTCTCGGCGGAGAGCCGGCGATTGCTGAACCGTATCTCGTAGGTATTACCCGCGCTGCGGTCAGTGCAGACTCGATCATCTCGGCTGCATCGTTCCAAGACACCACAAAAGTCTTGACTGAAGCGGCAGTATCGGCGAAAATCGATGACTTGACCGATCTTAAAGAGAACGTCATCATCGGTCGTACGATCCCAGTCGGTACCGGTATTTATAAAGACCTTAAAATGGTTTTCGGAGACTAA
- the rpoB gene encoding DNA-directed RNA polymerase subunit beta codes for MLNTLHSGNRLRVDFAKTPQQIEVPNLLQLQQSSYESFLMLDQKDRSKSGIERVFQSVFPIHDSQNRLSLEYLGSEVGRPKYTVRECMERGLTYSVSLRMKTRLMIWDRDENTKEKTGVKDIKEQTIFIRDIPLMTERTSFVINGVERVVVNQLHRSPGVIFKEEESTTAGSKMIFTGQIIPDRGSWLYFEYDPKDILYMRINKRRKVPVTIMFRALGYSKQDILKMFYPLQKIRVDENKYLMDFDPEQFAGRLGYDLVDADGKLLVAAGKRLSAKKAEKLISEGVTAIQYPIETLIERHLAEPIIDALTGEVMFDTMAQLDETKLKKMVEAGVKEFIIANDLAEGHDSSIINAFAADTDSLKLLRQTEIIEDENDLAAIRIYKVMRPGEPVTKEAAKVFVNQLFFDPERYDLTRVGRMKMNHKLGLNVPEYVTVLTNEDIINTVKYVIKVKNGQGHIDDRDHLGNRRIRSIGELLGNELHNGLIKMQKAIKDKLSTMSGPTTELMPHDLINSKMITSTIMEFFSGGQLSQFMDQTNPLSEVTHKRRLSALGEGGLVKERAGFEVRDVHPTHYGRICPIETPEGQNIGLINTLATYSKVNEHGFIEAPYNVVKDGVVTREVVYLTATQEEGKIIAAASSRVDDKGNFLDDLVEIRQDGEIILKSPKECELRDLTPHMVVGVAASLIPFLEHDDANRALMGSNMQRQAVPLLRPEAPMVGTGVEKLVARDSWECVKAERSGIVEKVDSKHIYVMGEDEDGTFIDYYPLQKNLRTNQNTTFLQKPIVKQGQLVSKGQIIADGPNMDQGELALGINALVAFMPWNGYNFEDAIVMSERMIREDAFTSVHIYEKEAEARELKHGVEEITRDIPNVRDDELSHLDDSGIVKIGTYVKGGMILVGKVSPKGEVKPTPEERLLRAIFGEKAGHVVNKSLYCTPSMEGVVVDVKVFTKKGYDKDPRTLELEKQERDELEREHYDRLLMIDKEEMLRIVSLLTKHPLLSDVSINANEYKAGENVKADDLKEVNRFAMNNVVKAFSDDIQEKYNQTKNHFQKEKKKFRDEHEEKLSILEKDDILPNGVVKFVKVYIATKRKLKVGDKMAGRHGNKGIVSTIVPQVDMPYMASGRSVDVCLNPLGVPSRMNIGQILEMHLGMVGKELGFQIQDIFEAKQKEFIGDLRAKMISFADVAGLMNAAKVLGDMDDQTLLGYAQDWSKGVKFATPIFEGVTEAEFAKLFELAKLDTDGKMVLFDGKTGDQMKERVNVGYMYMLKLHHLVDEKVHARSTGPYSLVTQQPVGGKALFGGQRFGEMEVWALEAYGASAVLKEMLTIKSDDVDGRVRAYKAITKGESVPPSGIPETLFVLTKELQSLALDIEIFDEVDDNE; via the coding sequence ATGTTAAACACTCTTCACTCCGGAAACCGCTTACGCGTAGATTTCGCGAAAACTCCCCAGCAAATTGAAGTACCGAATTTATTACAACTTCAACAAAGTTCTTACGAATCATTTTTGATGCTAGATCAAAAAGATCGTTCAAAAAGTGGAATTGAGCGTGTATTCCAATCGGTATTCCCGATTCATGATTCACAAAACCGTCTTTCTCTTGAATATCTTGGCTCTGAAGTAGGACGTCCAAAATATACTGTACGTGAATGTATGGAACGAGGACTTACGTACTCAGTATCATTGCGTATGAAAACGCGCCTTATGATTTGGGACCGTGATGAAAACACCAAAGAAAAAACCGGTGTTAAAGATATTAAAGAACAAACCATATTTATCCGTGACATCCCATTGATGACTGAACGTACATCGTTTGTTATCAACGGGGTAGAGCGTGTCGTTGTTAATCAGCTTCACCGCTCTCCAGGGGTTATCTTCAAAGAAGAAGAATCAACCACTGCCGGAAGCAAAATGATCTTCACCGGTCAGATTATCCCTGACCGTGGTTCATGGCTCTATTTTGAGTATGATCCAAAAGATATCCTTTACATGCGTATCAACAAGCGCCGTAAAGTGCCGGTTACGATCATGTTCCGTGCACTTGGATACAGCAAACAAGACATTCTAAAAATGTTCTACCCATTGCAAAAAATTCGTGTTGATGAGAACAAGTATTTAATGGATTTCGATCCTGAACAGTTTGCTGGGCGTCTTGGATACGATTTGGTTGATGCAGATGGCAAACTGCTTGTGGCGGCCGGCAAACGTCTCTCAGCGAAAAAAGCGGAAAAATTGATTTCTGAGGGTGTAACTGCAATCCAATACCCGATCGAAACCTTGATCGAGCGCCATTTGGCTGAACCGATTATCGATGCGCTAACCGGTGAAGTAATGTTCGACACAATGGCACAGCTTGATGAGACCAAACTCAAAAAGATGGTTGAAGCGGGAGTTAAAGAGTTTATTATTGCAAATGACCTTGCAGAAGGACATGATAGCTCTATTATCAATGCGTTTGCAGCCGATACCGATTCTTTGAAATTGCTCCGTCAAACCGAGATTATCGAAGATGAAAACGATCTCGCAGCAATCCGTATTTACAAAGTAATGCGTCCCGGTGAACCGGTAACGAAAGAAGCGGCGAAAGTTTTCGTTAATCAACTTTTCTTTGATCCTGAGCGTTACGATCTAACACGCGTTGGTCGTATGAAAATGAACCACAAACTCGGGCTCAATGTTCCTGAGTATGTGACGGTTTTGACCAATGAAGATATCATTAATACCGTAAAGTACGTTATCAAAGTTAAAAACGGCCAAGGTCATATTGATGATCGTGACCATCTTGGTAATCGACGTATCCGTTCAATCGGCGAGTTGCTTGGAAACGAGTTACATAACGGTTTGATCAAGATGCAAAAAGCGATCAAAGATAAACTCTCAACTATGAGCGGACCGACCACTGAATTAATGCCTCATGATTTGATCAACTCAAAAATGATCACCTCTACCATCATGGAATTCTTTAGCGGCGGACAATTGTCACAGTTTATGGACCAAACGAATCCCTTATCGGAAGTTACCCATAAACGTCGTTTATCAGCACTCGGAGAAGGCGGTCTTGTCAAAGAGCGTGCCGGATTTGAAGTGCGTGACGTTCATCCGACCCATTATGGCCGTATCTGTCCGATTGAGACTCCTGAGGGACAAAACATCGGTTTGATCAATACGTTGGCAACCTATTCAAAAGTTAATGAGCACGGATTTATCGAAGCTCCGTACAATGTTGTTAAAGACGGTGTTGTGACAAGAGAAGTTGTTTATTTGACAGCAACGCAAGAAGAGGGGAAAATTATCGCTGCGGCATCTAGCCGAGTTGATGATAAAGGTAATTTCCTTGATGATTTGGTCGAAATTCGCCAAGACGGTGAAATTATCCTCAAATCACCGAAAGAGTGTGAACTTCGCGACTTGACACCGCATATGGTTGTCGGTGTTGCGGCGAGCTTGATTCCGTTCCTTGAACACGATGACGCGAACCGCGCATTGATGGGATCGAACATGCAACGTCAAGCAGTGCCGTTGTTGCGCCCTGAAGCACCTATGGTCGGAACAGGGGTTGAAAAACTCGTTGCTCGCGATTCATGGGAGTGTGTAAAAGCAGAGCGAAGCGGTATCGTTGAGAAAGTCGACTCTAAACACATTTACGTTATGGGTGAAGATGAAGACGGAACGTTTATCGATTACTATCCGTTACAAAAAAATCTTCGTACCAACCAAAATACGACGTTCTTGCAAAAGCCGATCGTTAAACAAGGTCAATTGGTAAGTAAAGGTCAAATCATCGCAGATGGTCCGAACATGGATCAAGGTGAATTGGCACTCGGAATCAATGCTCTTGTTGCATTCATGCCGTGGAACGGATACAACTTCGAGGATGCGATTGTTATGTCTGAGCGTATGATTCGCGAAGACGCATTTACCTCGGTACATATCTATGAAAAAGAGGCGGAAGCACGCGAACTCAAGCACGGTGTTGAAGAGATTACCCGTGATATTCCAAACGTTCGTGATGATGAGCTTTCTCACCTGGATGACAGCGGTATCGTTAAAATCGGTACCTATGTCAAAGGTGGAATGATCCTTGTCGGTAAAGTTTCTCCAAAAGGTGAAGTAAAACCGACTCCTGAAGAACGTTTATTACGTGCTATCTTCGGAGAAAAAGCGGGTCACGTTGTCAATAAATCACTCTACTGTACACCAAGTATGGAAGGGGTTGTTGTAGACGTCAAAGTGTTCACGAAAAAAGGATATGACAAAGATCCTCGTACGCTTGAACTCGAAAAACAAGAGCGTGACGAGTTAGAGCGCGAACATTACGATCGTCTTTTGATGATCGATAAAGAAGAGATGCTCCGCATCGTTTCTTTGCTCACAAAGCACCCATTGCTCAGTGATGTAAGTATCAATGCTAATGAGTACAAAGCGGGCGAAAACGTCAAAGCGGACGATCTTAAAGAGGTTAACCGTTTTGCAATGAATAACGTGGTTAAAGCATTTAGCGACGATATTCAAGAGAAATACAACCAAACGAAAAACCACTTCCAAAAAGAGAAGAAAAAATTCCGTGACGAACACGAAGAGAAACTCTCTATCTTGGAAAAAGACGACATCCTTCCAAACGGTGTGGTTAAATTCGTAAAAGTGTATATTGCGACCAAACGTAAACTCAAAGTCGGGGATAAAATGGCGGGACGTCACGGGAACAAAGGTATCGTCTCTACGATCGTTCCTCAGGTTGACATGCCGTACATGGCAAGCGGACGCTCAGTCGACGTTTGTTTGAACCCGCTCGGGGTACCTTCTCGTATGAACATCGGGCAAATCCTTGAGATGCACCTTGGTATGGTCGGAAAAGAACTTGGTTTCCAAATTCAAGATATTTTCGAAGCAAAACAAAAAGAGTTTATCGGCGACTTGCGCGCTAAAATGATTTCGTTTGCTGATGTTGCAGGTCTTATGAATGCAGCTAAAGTTCTTGGTGATATGGATGATCAAACTCTCCTTGGCTATGCGCAAGATTGGTCAAAAGGGGTTAAATTTGCTACCCCTATTTTCGAAGGGGTTACCGAAGCGGAGTTTGCTAAACTCTTTGAATTGGCAAAACTTGACACTGATGGAAAAATGGTATTGTTCGACGGTAAAACGGGTGATCAGATGAAAGAGCGTGTTAACGTCGGTTACATGTATATGCTTAAACTTCATCACTTGGTTGATGAGAAAGTGCATGCACGTTCAACCGGACCATACTCTCTCGTTACTCAACAACCGGTTGGTGGTAAAGCACTCTTCGGTGGACAACGTTTCGGTGAGATGGAAGTATGGGCTCTAGAAGCTTATGGTGCTTCTGCCGTTCTTAAAGAGATGTTAACGATTAAATCGGATGACGTTGACGGACGTGTTCGTGCCTACAAAGCGATTACGAAAGGTGAAAGTGTACCGCCATCCGGTATCCCTGAAACGCTGTTCGTATTAACGAAAGAGCTCCAATCATTGGCGCTTGATATTGAGATTTTTGACGAGGTGGATGACAATGAGTAA
- the rplL gene encoding 50S ribosomal protein L7/L12, producing MAVTKQDVLEFISNLSVLELSELVKEFEEKFGVSAQPVAVAGAAVVAEAAEEKTEFDVILKDGGEKKINVIKVVRAMTGLGLKEAKDAVEGAPTTIKEGISKQDAEAAKKELEEAGASVEIK from the coding sequence ATGGCTGTTACAAAACAAGACGTTCTTGAGTTTATCTCAAACCTTTCTGTCCTCGAGCTTTCAGAGCTTGTAAAAGAATTCGAAGAAAAATTTGGAGTATCTGCTCAACCGGTAGCGGTTGCTGGTGCTGCTGTTGTTGCAGAAGCTGCTGAAGAAAAAACTGAATTCGACGTTATCTTGAAAGACGGTGGTGAGAAAAAAATCAACGTTATTAAAGTAGTACGTGCAATGACAGGTCTTGGTCTTAAAGAGGCTAAAGATGCAGTTGAAGGCGCTCCTACAACTATCAAAGAAGGTATCTCTAAACAAGATGCTGAAGCAGCTAAAAAAGAACTTGAAGAAGCTGGTGCTTCTGTCGAAATCAAATAA
- the rplJ gene encoding 50S ribosomal protein L10: MNKSQKSEIVSTLTNEFKSSAAVIMCDYRGLAVSELEALRKIAREKDSKVQVVKNTLATIALNNADMSGIEIKDTNIFVWGADAIAASKTAVDFAKANDKFVIRTAYIDGQAADETKVRAFATLPGREELLGMLASVWMGPVRNFTIGLDALKRKKEEEAA, from the coding sequence ATGAATAAATCACAGAAATCTGAGATCGTTAGTACTTTGACCAATGAGTTCAAATCTTCTGCAGCAGTTATTATGTGTGACTATCGTGGTTTAGCTGTGTCTGAACTCGAAGCACTTCGTAAAATTGCACGTGAAAAAGATTCAAAAGTTCAAGTTGTAAAAAATACACTTGCAACTATCGCTTTGAACAATGCAGATATGAGCGGTATCGAAATTAAAGATACTAATATTTTTGTTTGGGGAGCTGATGCTATCGCTGCTTCTAAAACAGCGGTTGATTTCGCGAAAGCAAATGATAAATTTGTGATCCGAACAGCCTACATCGACGGCCAAGCTGCTGATGAGACTAAAGTTCGTGCATTTGCTACCCTTCCGGGACGCGAAGAGTTGCTTGGAATGTTGGCATCTGTATGGATGGGACCAGTTCGCAACTTTACAATCGGACTCGATGCGCTTAAGCGTAAAAAAGAAGAAGAAGCGGCGTAA